The Cellvibrio polysaccharolyticus genomic interval CAAAACGCTGGAAGTGGTAAACCGTATTTTTGATGGTCTGCTTGAATCACGGCACAACCGCACCACCACGCTGATAGCGCTGGGTGGTGGGGTTGTTGGTGATATGACCGGTTTTGCTGCTGCCTGTTATCAGCGTGGCGTTGGTTTTATTCAGGTGCCGACTACTCTGCTGGCGATGGTCGACTCATCGGTCGGCGGTAAAACCGGCGTAAATCATCCGCTGGGTAAAAACATGATCGGGGCTTTTTATCAGCCTTATTGTGTATTGGCCGATATGACCTTGCTCGGCAGTTTGCCACCGCGCGAGCTGTCGGCGGGTATTGCAGAAATTATCAAATATGGGCTGATTTCCGATTATCCATTTTTTGAATGGCTGGAACAGAATGTTGACCGCTTGCTGGTTGGCGATCAGGAAGCCCTTGCTTATGCCGTGGAACGATCATGCCGGAATAAGGCCGAAGTGGTTGCGGCGGACGAGCATGAAGGCGGTATTCGGGCCATTCTTAACTTTGGCCACACCTTTGGCCACGCGATTGAAACGGCGCAGGGCTATGGCAATTGGTTGCATGGTGAAGCAGTCGCTGCCGGCATGGTAATGGCTGCAGATCTTTCCTGGCGGCGCGGCGATATCAGTGCTGACGAGTTGGCGAGAGTCAGGGATTTGCTGGTTCGTGCACGATTGCCGGTTACCGCACCTGACGATATGACGCCAGCGCGTTTTGTCGAACTGATGGGCGTCGATAAAAAAGTGCTGGATGGCCGCTTGCGGCTGGTGCTGCTGGAAGCCATGGGCAACGCCGTCGTCACCAGCGATATTGACACCGATCTGCTTGCAGAAACGTTTGCTGCCTGCCGTTAATGGTGAAGGCCGGCCGTCAATAAAAATGAATAGGGTTTTGAATGCAGGAGGGCGCCAATGAGTGCTGAACCACCCCGGGAGCCAAAGGAAGAATCTTTTTCAGCAAGGGATCCATCCGGCCATTCCGATATATTATCCAGTGATGAACCGATTCAGGATTATCGTCAGCGTTATGGCTTATCCATGGATCCCTTTTCCGAAGAACCCTACTATCCGTTTTTTACCGGCGGACAGCGTGGTGAGTTGCTCGAGCAGGTCATCCATCTGTGCCAGTTTGGTCAGGGCGTAACGGTTGTTGCGGGTGATCGAGGCGTTGGTAAAACCCGTTTTGCGCTGGCGCTTTATGAATCGCTGGATCAATCACAGGTTTGTTTCATCAGCGCGCTGCCAACTTTACAGGCCGATGTGCTATTGCAGCATATTGCTGCGCACGCCGGGTTTGAAACCGCGGGCGCTACCACAGGCCAGTTGATCAGCGCTCTCACCGACCCTGATAATTTTTCGGAAGAGCACGGTTTTTCGTTAATCGTCATTGACGATGCGCATCATCTTGATGACGAAACTATTGCAGCCTTGTTGAGAATTACCCGCTCTGCTGATGCTGCGCATCAAAAATTCCAGGCGGTGTTAATTGGTGATGCACTGCTGGTGGATCGCCTGAAAAACTTGCCGGTTATCCCGACGCAAGTCAATGATTACGCGCTGCCTGCTCTGACCTTATCCGAAACCGTGGATTATATTGGCTTTCGTATGGAGATGGCTGATTATCTCGGGCCGGATATTTTCAGCGAAAATCTGGTTAGCCCATGGTGGCGCTCTGCCCAGGGGCGCTTGTCGGTTATTCACAGCAAGGCGCGCGAGCACCTGCTAAGCACTACTTTGCCGGAAGCAAAAACCACCGAAACTAAAAACTTTCCGCTGGTGCATATTGTGGCAGCTGCGGCCCTGGGTTGCGCCATTCTCATGGCGTTGTTTTATCGTGGTGGGGATGACTCGACAGACATTCCGAAAACCCAGCGAATCCCGCTGAACCTGCAGGCGGTTTCTTCGTCCAGCGAGGCATCCCTTGCATCCTCTTCTGCTGCCATGTCGGTCGCGGCTCCCGCTATTAGCGATTCGGAGGTCAGCCTTACCGAGGAGCCTGCGCCAGTGTTGAGTGGAGAGCGCGATGTCGTTTCTCTGCCGCCGCCGGTGCTTGCCTCATCGGCCTTTTCTGTTGCCGTATCCTCTGCCGTCAGTAGTGCAGCTCGCAGTTCTGCGGCCGCGACGACTACTTCCCCTGCATCGGGTCTGAGCGCGGATGAGCAGGTGTTGATGTCCTGGGGCTCCGGCGAATATACCTTGCAGTTGCTTGGCGTTAGTAATCGCAAGGCTGCTGCCGATTTTGTTGCCGCTCAGCCAAATCGTGATGACCTGTTGCTGTTTCGCAGTACCCGCCAAGGCAAGGATTGGTTCGTGGTTGTTGTCGGGCGCTATCAAAATTCCGGAGAAGCCAGAGCGGCTGTTGCAGGATTACCGGACGTGCAATCCAAAGGCGGGCCATGGCCGAGAGTATTAAGAGATATTCAGCAGGAATTGCGACAAAGGAATTGATTGTATTGCAGGCAATAAAAAAGCAGCCAGTGGGCTGCTTTTTTATTGAGTTATATTTTTACGATACCAACCATTTATTCCGGATTAGGGGTTGGGGTTGGGTTTGGGGTTGGAATAGTTGGCGGTGGGCTGCTGATTCTTGTCATCATTGAGGTGACAAGTCCATCCGGTGTGGTGATGACAACTTCCAGATAGCCGCTTGGCACGTCATTTCCCGTCATGGTTGCGCCTGCGATCAATATTTGTGTGTCGTAGGTTGATGGGATGGTGATTTCATCGCGTGGAGTAACTGCCATCCCTCTTGCATTTGCAGCACTGAAAAGAACTTTGGTGCCTGCAGGGAGCGGGTTTCCGTGCTGATCGGCAAGCCATGCTTCAAAGTTACCGCCTGTGTAAGGAAGTACAGCTGGTTGGCCTTGCAGTCTGCCATTCTCGGTATAAGGAATGTTGCTGGACATAATGATCAAATAATCACGGCGGATGGTGACACCGCTGCGGGTACATTTACCATCGGTGGCATCCTGTTCCCGGCACAATACGCCGTTGTATAGTCCGTCAGCGACATCTCGGGCACCATTCTGGTTAAAGTCCATGAACCATTCGCCATTGTCGAATTTGCCGCTGTGATTGGAATCAAGGAAGGCTTCTCCGAGGTCATCGCACGCAAGCCTGCCCATTTCTGCCGATGCTGGTGGTACATTGAACTCACAGGCGGCGTTGTTGCTGGCAAAAACATCTACATCAAAGTCATACCAGCCATTACCGTTAACATCCATAAAGGATTCATTACCGGTGGTATGTGCCAACACGCGAACATGGCCTACTCGTGAGGGGGTCGCAGGGCGTGGATCAGGGCGGGGATTCTGACTGGTCCATGTGACGCTACATACGCCATTTGCTGTGGTGCAGCTCGGGGTTATAGAGCCGCCACTGGTGGTGAACGAAACGCTGGTTCCATCGGCAGGGGGGTTATTAAATGCATCAGCAAGGCGAATAGTGAAGCTAACGTTTTCGCCATCGACGTTCCAGGCGTTCGGGTTTCTTACCGATGCAGACAAAGACATACTCTTCTGGTCAGGTACGCCGGTTGATACGTATAAGTTGCGTGACTGTGTGGAAAGTCCGGTATCCAGATGTCTGGCATTCACGGTTATCGGGGTCGCCACGGAGCCAGCTTGTACAACAATGGTTGCATGGCCTTCTTCGTTGGTTTTTGCACGCTTGGCATCGGGAGCATCGCTGGAGTCGCATTTGCTATTAACGAGG includes:
- a CDS encoding AAA family ATPase, which gives rise to MSAEPPREPKEESFSARDPSGHSDILSSDEPIQDYRQRYGLSMDPFSEEPYYPFFTGGQRGELLEQVIHLCQFGQGVTVVAGDRGVGKTRFALALYESLDQSQVCFISALPTLQADVLLQHIAAHAGFETAGATTGQLISALTDPDNFSEEHGFSLIVIDDAHHLDDETIAALLRITRSADAAHQKFQAVLIGDALLVDRLKNLPVIPTQVNDYALPALTLSETVDYIGFRMEMADYLGPDIFSENLVSPWWRSAQGRLSVIHSKAREHLLSTTLPEAKTTETKNFPLVHIVAAAALGCAILMALFYRGGDDSTDIPKTQRIPLNLQAVSSSSEASLASSSAAMSVAAPAISDSEVSLTEEPAPVLSGERDVVSLPPPVLASSAFSVAVSSAVSSAARSSAAATTTSPASGLSADEQVLMSWGSGEYTLQLLGVSNRKAAADFVAAQPNRDDLLLFRSTRQGKDWFVVVVGRYQNSGEARAAVAGLPDVQSKGGPWPRVLRDIQQELRQRN
- the aroB gene encoding 3-dehydroquinate synthase, translated to MHELTVDLGDRSYPIYIGEHLLGESRWLQPHIPGKQVCIVTNETIAPLYLSRLKASLDGYQIHTVILPDGESFKTLEVVNRIFDGLLESRHNRTTTLIALGGGVVGDMTGFAAACYQRGVGFIQVPTTLLAMVDSSVGGKTGVNHPLGKNMIGAFYQPYCVLADMTLLGSLPPRELSAGIAEIIKYGLISDYPFFEWLEQNVDRLLVGDQEALAYAVERSCRNKAEVVAADEHEGGIRAILNFGHTFGHAIETAQGYGNWLHGEAVAAGMVMAADLSWRRGDISADELARVRDLLVRARLPVTAPDDMTPARFVELMGVDKKVLDGRLRLVLLEAMGNAVVTSDIDTDLLAETFAACR